In one window of Frigoriglobus tundricola DNA:
- a CDS encoding cytochrome-c peroxidase, whose translation MTPHRLLSALVLLASAAPVVAQPEPKLEAADFLLPDESKMTPFKDRVPMVFVTSNQPEWKALKGFWTDGTQEDADPVTGLKVTRKVVKLKVPLGLTQAPVVPPENPMTVEKWVLGKKLYYDEILSSDGTVACASCHAPAKGFADGKRTSTGINNALGPINAPTVFNAAYNRFQFWDGRGTSLEDQAQGPVGNSKEMFGGKADPWEEAVTRLRANPGYVKAFNAVFGHAPTRDAAAKAVAAYERTVLLGNGLHDRAEAAMRTRVIEEESGKFVLTAADYATALKAEFAANGPALKDLGLDAAKDAARADAFGKRLLAGRDLFFGKARCTNCHTGDTYTDHTFHNLGVGAKSGELPLDDFGRFLRLPTGHKDTAFVGAFKTPGVRGLLHTAPYMHSGDEKTLEEVVEFYDRGGNVNAWLDEKMRDTAAEAAYVKARAAGKPVDPAVKTYGPAKKPIIPLKLNLTPQEKADLVLFMKALNGDPLDPLVADPARFPGK comes from the coding sequence ATGACCCCCCACAGGCTCCTCTCCGCGCTCGTGCTGCTCGCCAGCGCCGCCCCGGTGGTCGCGCAGCCGGAGCCCAAACTCGAAGCGGCCGACTTTCTGCTGCCGGACGAGTCGAAGATGACGCCGTTCAAAGACCGCGTCCCGATGGTGTTCGTCACCAGCAACCAGCCGGAGTGGAAGGCGCTCAAGGGCTTCTGGACCGACGGCACCCAGGAGGACGCCGACCCCGTCACCGGCCTGAAGGTGACGCGGAAAGTGGTCAAACTGAAGGTGCCGCTCGGCCTCACCCAGGCGCCGGTGGTGCCGCCCGAGAACCCGATGACGGTCGAGAAATGGGTCCTCGGCAAGAAGCTCTACTACGACGAAATTCTGTCCAGCGACGGCACCGTCGCCTGCGCGTCGTGCCACGCCCCGGCCAAGGGCTTCGCGGACGGCAAGCGCACCTCCACCGGGATCAACAACGCGCTCGGGCCGATCAACGCGCCCACGGTGTTCAACGCCGCGTACAACCGGTTCCAGTTCTGGGACGGCCGCGGTACGTCGCTCGAGGACCAGGCCCAGGGGCCGGTCGGCAACAGCAAGGAGATGTTCGGCGGGAAGGCCGACCCGTGGGAAGAGGCCGTCACCCGGCTCCGCGCCAACCCCGGGTACGTGAAGGCGTTCAACGCCGTGTTCGGCCACGCCCCGACCCGCGACGCCGCCGCGAAGGCCGTGGCCGCTTACGAGCGCACCGTGCTGCTCGGTAACGGCCTGCACGACCGGGCCGAGGCCGCGATGCGGACGCGGGTGATCGAGGAGGAGAGCGGCAAGTTCGTCCTGACGGCGGCGGACTACGCGACCGCGCTCAAAGCCGAATTCGCCGCGAACGGCCCCGCGCTCAAGGACCTGGGGCTGGACGCCGCCAAGGACGCCGCGCGGGCCGACGCGTTCGGCAAGCGGCTCCTCGCCGGCCGGGACCTGTTCTTCGGCAAGGCGCGCTGCACGAACTGCCACACCGGCGACACGTACACCGACCACACGTTCCACAACCTCGGCGTGGGCGCGAAGAGCGGCGAGCTGCCGCTCGACGATTTCGGCCGGTTCCTGCGGCTGCCGACGGGGCACAAGGACACCGCGTTCGTCGGCGCGTTCAAGACGCCGGGCGTCCGCGGTCTGCTCCACACGGCCCCGTACATGCACAGCGGCGACGAGAAGACGCTGGAAGAGGTGGTCGAGTTCTACGACCGCGGCGGCAACGTGAACGCGTGGCTGGACGAGAAGATGCGCGACACCGCCGCCGAGGCCGCCTACGTGAAGGCCCGTGCCGCGGGCAAGCCGGTCGACCCCGCGGTGAAGACCTACGGCCCGGCGAAGAAGCCGATCATCCCGCTGAAGCTGAACCTGACCCCACAGGAGAAAGCCGACCTGGTTCTGTTCATGAAAGCCCTCAACGGTGACCCGCTCGACCCGCTCGTCGCCGATCCCGCCCGGTTCCCGGGCAAATGA
- a CDS encoding SelL-related redox protein, translating into MRPGDTVPDFAFLRPDGSRGQLSEFCTADFLLLVFLRHLACAACNAHLGEVDAARERFAARGCPVLVVSQAKPKILTLYTSRKVWGVPLVGDPDRAVYTVFGLERAGRLAFFKPLVLWRFFRAMTKGYLAARPYAGEDQRQLGGDFIITRERKLVFAYRSIDPTDRPSVAALLATLPASPTAGERTPATANG; encoded by the coding sequence ATGAGACCCGGAGACACGGTTCCCGATTTTGCGTTCTTGCGGCCGGACGGCAGCCGGGGGCAGCTGTCCGAGTTCTGCACCGCCGATTTCCTGCTGCTCGTCTTCCTCCGGCACCTCGCCTGTGCGGCCTGCAACGCCCACCTCGGCGAGGTGGACGCCGCCCGCGAGCGGTTCGCCGCCCGCGGGTGCCCCGTGCTCGTCGTGTCGCAGGCGAAGCCCAAGATCTTGACGCTGTACACGTCGCGGAAGGTGTGGGGCGTGCCGCTGGTGGGCGACCCCGACCGGGCCGTGTACACGGTGTTCGGCCTCGAGCGCGCGGGGCGACTGGCGTTTTTCAAGCCGCTGGTGCTGTGGCGGTTCTTCCGCGCGATGACGAAGGGCTACCTCGCGGCACGGCCCTACGCGGGCGAGGACCAGCGGCAACTCGGCGGCGACTTCATTATCACCCGCGAGCGGAAACTCGTGTTCGCCTACCGGTCGATCGACCCCACGGACCGCCCCTCCGTCGCCGCCCTCCTGGCGACCCTTCCGGCCTCACCGACCGCGGGCGAGCGGACGCCCGCGACCGCGAACGGATGA
- a CDS encoding glycosyltransferase — MPSVSVIVPVRNESRSVEHTLRLLLTQDFPPGAFEVIVADGASTDDTVPVVRRLQSEFANLKLVFNYGRLASSGRNTAIRHATKDVIVVVDGHCHVPDRGYLKKLSAAFEASGADSLGRPQPLGVERPTPFQRAVSAARSSRLGHNPDSDIYSNEAKFVPPQSTAVAYTRHVVHTIGLFDQEFDACEDVEFNERVHAAGLTCYFTPTVQIVYEPRGSFRALFYQLGRYGGGRAKLACKHPKSLSVPALVPPLWAVWVLAAGALCGAVPYLGALWLASLALYAAVLLGAGAVLGRGQPVAVAARIPVVFVAIHFGFAWGFWKESVKQVRRRLWPPPGGHKLPA; from the coding sequence ATGCCATCCGTTTCAGTAATCGTGCCGGTGCGGAACGAGTCGCGGTCCGTCGAACACACACTGCGGCTCCTGCTCACGCAGGACTTCCCGCCGGGCGCGTTCGAGGTGATCGTCGCCGACGGCGCGTCGACCGACGACACCGTGCCCGTCGTCCGCCGGTTGCAGTCCGAGTTCGCCAACCTGAAACTCGTGTTCAACTACGGGCGGCTCGCCTCGTCGGGCCGGAACACCGCGATCCGCCACGCGACGAAGGACGTGATCGTCGTCGTGGACGGGCACTGTCACGTGCCCGACCGCGGGTACCTGAAGAAGCTGTCGGCGGCGTTCGAGGCGAGCGGCGCGGACAGCCTGGGCCGCCCGCAACCGCTCGGCGTCGAGCGCCCGACGCCGTTCCAGCGGGCCGTGAGCGCCGCCCGCAGCAGCCGGCTCGGCCACAACCCGGACTCGGACATCTACTCGAACGAGGCGAAGTTCGTGCCGCCCCAGAGCACGGCGGTCGCGTACACGCGGCACGTGGTCCACACGATCGGCCTGTTCGACCAGGAGTTCGACGCCTGCGAGGACGTGGAGTTCAACGAGCGCGTCCACGCCGCGGGCCTCACGTGCTACTTCACGCCCACGGTGCAGATCGTGTACGAGCCGCGGGGCAGCTTCCGCGCGCTGTTCTACCAGCTCGGCCGCTACGGCGGCGGCCGGGCGAAGCTCGCGTGCAAGCACCCGAAGTCGCTGTCCGTCCCCGCGCTGGTGCCGCCGCTGTGGGCGGTGTGGGTGCTCGCCGCGGGCGCCCTGTGCGGCGCGGTGCCGTACCTCGGCGCGTTGTGGCTCGCGAGCCTCGCCCTTTACGCCGCTGTGCTGCTCGGTGCGGGTGCGGTGCTGGGGCGCGGGCAGCCGGTCGCCGTCGCCGCGCGCATCCCGGTGGTGTTCGTCGCGATCCACTTCGGCTTCGCGTGGGGGTTCTGGAAAGAATCGGTGAAACAGGTGCGAAGGCGGTTGTGGCCGCCGCCCGGCGGCCATAAGCTCCCGGCATGA
- a CDS encoding sugar transferase yields the protein MRTPANPAPRLRPNPAAPPVPPAGERARAAVDFVLAALGLVPAVPLIVLCAAAVRLTSRGPAVYAQERVGRGGAVFTLYKIRTMYHDCERLTGPQWSAPGDARVTPVGRVLRKLHLDELPQLFNVLRGEMALVGPRPERPEIVARLREVVVGYDRRHAVRPGITGFAQIHLPPDTCVRSVRNKLVYDLFYLRTRSWQMDLCILAATGLKALGLKKLYHRAPRVPTE from the coding sequence TTGCGAACGCCCGCGAATCCCGCCCCGCGCCTCCGGCCGAACCCGGCCGCCCCGCCGGTGCCCCCCGCGGGCGAGCGGGCGCGGGCCGCGGTCGATTTCGTACTCGCGGCGCTCGGGCTCGTGCCCGCGGTGCCCCTGATCGTGTTGTGCGCGGCCGCGGTGCGGCTCACGTCGCGAGGACCGGCGGTGTACGCCCAGGAGCGCGTCGGCCGCGGCGGCGCGGTGTTCACGCTGTACAAGATCCGCACCATGTACCACGACTGCGAGCGCCTGACCGGGCCGCAGTGGAGCGCCCCCGGCGACGCCCGCGTCACCCCCGTCGGGCGCGTGCTCCGCAAGCTGCACCTGGACGAGCTGCCGCAACTGTTCAACGTGCTCCGGGGCGAAATGGCGCTCGTCGGCCCGCGCCCCGAGCGGCCCGAAATCGTCGCGCGCCTGCGCGAGGTGGTCGTGGGCTACGACCGCCGGCACGCCGTGAGGCCCGGCATCACCGGGTTCGCCCAGATCCACCTCCCGCCCGACACGTGCGTCCGCAGCGTGCGCAACAAGCTCGTGTACGACCTCTTCTACCTCCGCACCCGCTCGTGGCAGATGGACCTGTGCATCCTGGCCGCCACCGGGCTGAAGGCGCTCGGGCTGAAGAAGCTGTACCACCGCGCCCCGCGCGTGCCGACCGAGTGA
- a CDS encoding tyrosine-protein kinase domain-containing protein codes for MTGPSFATPAPLAPAAHPGHKAAPKAPPPGRPALKPGAKPDEGGGLPVFTYLRLHWLMIVFCGSLLGAGGAALAWELLASKYESYGLFQVASAQTPIGNQSNAAGGRTDFGTYVKTTANLLKTDFVLNAALRDIKDLPTIKAQPDPIKYLEEEVVVAWQDGSEVIRVTFKGREPQDAKRIVDAIQNAFIKEVIDKEVKSKKAFLDLVEKWQKEIQRVLEAEKPAKAAGAAPAGAADAGTKPAAEKAPPGTPPEDILMRLDPGFFLKQFATLDHEVRTLPLTIAGYKRDETVMKDQLKALQDLEIPKATKGMMENDHEVVAQYQKMVRARTEYEFRLNAAENKTAPGILRLKAAYEEQSRKYEELKKDKIDAYDGWNRTKEAKVIAISLQKVIRDTQAAEERLEFSKKMLVEVANKVREIPIPADKAGGAVQHGFNEKEYTTSSSVLESTDGILRRLVTQYYQTKLELNSPQRVTVLQAGSHPTQKDTKKQLMGTIFAGVMGFALMAAGVVGFETVSRRVSSLAEVKAAVLAPVVGVVPGLPGAATGRDPVKRAAMNEAVDKLRAYVSQSWLSRGATTIAVTSAIGDEGKAFTAFGLASSLAQAGYKTLLVDFDLREPALHAFAGVPNQVGVCELLRAETDLRSAVLSLPSGLNLLPAGKWSDEARKAATGEKLENLLGRLKEPYDCVVLHGHALLTVAESVEVARRCEVVLVCARYRETVTPLLKRAAERVATMEIPFSGVVYVGSTEREALY; via the coding sequence ATGACCGGACCCTCGTTCGCCACGCCCGCCCCGCTGGCCCCTGCGGCGCACCCCGGACACAAGGCGGCCCCCAAAGCGCCCCCGCCCGGCCGGCCCGCCCTCAAACCCGGTGCCAAACCGGACGAGGGCGGCGGGCTGCCCGTCTTCACGTACCTCCGCCTGCACTGGCTCATGATCGTGTTCTGCGGCTCGTTGCTCGGCGCCGGCGGGGCGGCGCTCGCGTGGGAGCTGCTCGCCAGCAAGTACGAATCTTACGGGCTGTTCCAGGTGGCCTCGGCCCAGACCCCGATCGGGAACCAGAGCAACGCGGCCGGGGGCCGCACCGATTTCGGCACGTATGTGAAAACGACCGCCAACCTGCTCAAGACCGACTTCGTGCTGAACGCCGCGCTCCGCGACATCAAGGACCTGCCCACCATCAAGGCCCAGCCCGACCCGATCAAGTACCTCGAAGAAGAGGTCGTGGTGGCGTGGCAGGACGGGTCCGAGGTGATCCGCGTCACGTTCAAGGGGCGCGAGCCGCAGGACGCGAAGCGGATCGTGGACGCGATCCAGAACGCCTTCATCAAAGAGGTGATCGACAAGGAGGTGAAGAGCAAGAAGGCGTTCCTCGATCTGGTGGAAAAGTGGCAGAAGGAGATCCAGCGGGTGTTGGAGGCGGAGAAGCCCGCCAAGGCGGCCGGTGCGGCTCCGGCCGGTGCGGCGGACGCGGGCACAAAACCGGCAGCAGAAAAGGCCCCCCCGGGTACTCCGCCGGAGGACATCCTGATGCGCCTGGACCCGGGCTTCTTCCTCAAACAGTTCGCCACACTGGATCACGAAGTCCGAACGCTACCGCTCACCATTGCCGGCTACAAGCGCGACGAAACGGTCATGAAAGATCAGTTGAAAGCGCTTCAGGATCTGGAGATCCCGAAGGCGACCAAGGGCATGATGGAAAATGACCACGAAGTGGTCGCTCAGTACCAGAAAATGGTCCGCGCCCGGACTGAGTACGAGTTCCGCCTCAACGCGGCGGAGAACAAGACCGCACCGGGCATCCTGCGGCTGAAGGCCGCATACGAGGAACAGAGCAGAAAGTACGAGGAGCTGAAAAAGGACAAGATCGACGCCTACGACGGGTGGAACCGCACGAAAGAGGCGAAAGTCATCGCAATATCGCTGCAAAAAGTCATCCGCGACACCCAGGCCGCCGAGGAGCGCCTGGAGTTCTCCAAGAAGATGCTCGTCGAGGTCGCGAACAAGGTCCGCGAGATCCCGATCCCGGCCGACAAGGCCGGCGGCGCCGTGCAGCACGGGTTCAACGAGAAGGAGTACACGACGTCGAGCAGCGTACTGGAAAGCACGGACGGCATCCTCCGCCGGCTGGTGACGCAGTACTACCAGACCAAGCTCGAACTGAACTCCCCGCAGCGGGTGACCGTCCTCCAGGCCGGCTCGCACCCGACACAGAAGGACACGAAGAAGCAGCTCATGGGCACCATCTTCGCCGGCGTCATGGGGTTCGCGCTGATGGCCGCGGGCGTCGTGGGGTTCGAGACGGTGTCGCGCCGGGTGAGTTCGCTGGCCGAGGTGAAGGCCGCGGTGCTGGCCCCGGTCGTGGGCGTGGTCCCCGGCCTGCCGGGCGCGGCGACGGGCCGCGACCCGGTGAAGCGGGCCGCCATGAACGAGGCCGTCGACAAGCTCCGGGCGTACGTGTCGCAGAGCTGGCTGAGCCGCGGGGCCACCACGATCGCGGTCACGAGCGCCATCGGCGACGAGGGCAAGGCGTTCACCGCGTTCGGCCTCGCCAGCAGCCTCGCCCAGGCCGGGTACAAGACGCTGCTCGTGGACTTCGACCTGCGCGAGCCGGCGCTGCACGCCTTCGCCGGCGTGCCGAACCAGGTCGGCGTGTGCGAGCTGCTGCGGGCGGAGACCGATCTCCGGTCGGCGGTCCTGTCGCTGCCGAGCGGGCTGAACCTGCTGCCGGCCGGCAAGTGGTCCGACGAGGCCCGCAAAGCGGCCACCGGCGAAAAGCTCGAGAACCTGTTGGGGCGCCTGAAGGAGCCGTACGACTGCGTCGTGCTCCACGGCCACGCGCTCCTGACCGTCGCGGAGTCGGTCGAGGTGGCCCGGCGGTGCGAGGTGGTGCTGGTGTGCGCCCGCTACCGCGAGACCGTGACCCCGCTGCTCAAGCGTGCCGCCGAGCGCGTCGCCACGATGGAGATCCCGTTCTCCGGCGTGGTCTACGTCGGCTCGACCGAACGGGAAGCGCTGTATTGA
- a CDS encoding exosortase/archaeosortase family protein: protein MLFHQLDAASLLLALAAIALAVGGLPLLKRAGPAIAFLIFMVPLPYELERNVGAPLKTAATVSSTYLLQTLGLPAIRDGNLILIDEIRLGVVDACSGLKMMVTFAAFSVGAVLLTQRSRFEKLLVLLGVVPVAVLTNVLRITATGVSFAATADKGAQDFLHNLHGWLMMPVGLALLALELWVLKRLVVDDREPMDPAALFAEPGAGYR from the coding sequence ATGCTGTTCCACCAACTGGACGCGGCGTCGCTGCTGCTGGCGCTCGCCGCGATCGCCCTCGCGGTCGGCGGGCTGCCGCTCCTCAAGCGGGCCGGGCCGGCGATCGCCTTCCTGATCTTCATGGTGCCGCTGCCGTACGAACTCGAGCGGAACGTGGGCGCGCCGCTCAAGACGGCCGCCACCGTCAGCAGCACCTACCTGCTGCAAACGCTCGGCCTGCCGGCCATCCGCGACGGCAACCTGATCCTCATCGACGAGATCCGGCTGGGCGTGGTGGACGCGTGCAGCGGGCTGAAGATGATGGTCACGTTCGCCGCGTTCTCGGTCGGCGCGGTGCTGCTCACGCAGCGGAGCCGGTTCGAGAAGCTGCTGGTGCTGCTCGGCGTCGTCCCGGTCGCGGTGCTGACGAACGTGCTGCGGATCACCGCCACCGGCGTGAGCTTCGCCGCCACCGCGGACAAGGGCGCGCAGGACTTCCTGCACAACCTGCACGGCTGGCTGATGATGCCGGTCGGGCTGGCCCTCCTGGCGCTCGAACTGTGGGTGCTCAAACGATTGGTCGTGGACGACCGGGAACCGATGGACCCGGCCGCCCTGTTTGCGGAGCCGGGCGCCGGGTACCGGTGA
- a CDS encoding archaeosortase/exosortase family protein → MSSISPAVPFSPPSALAPARTAVWQAAALAGVLGWAYLPMLRVFADKWLNDPQYSHGLLVPFFSAYLIWRAGQGGAVALRPAPVVGCGLLVAILGLRARPARCCSTNWTRRRCCWRSPRSPSRSAGCRSSSGPGRRSPS, encoded by the coding sequence ATGTCATCGATCAGTCCCGCAGTTCCGTTTTCGCCCCCCTCCGCCCTCGCACCGGCGCGCACGGCCGTGTGGCAGGCCGCCGCACTCGCGGGCGTCCTCGGCTGGGCGTACCTGCCCATGCTCCGCGTGTTCGCGGACAAGTGGCTCAACGACCCACAGTACTCGCACGGCCTGCTCGTGCCGTTCTTCTCGGCCTACCTCATCTGGCGCGCGGGCCAGGGCGGTGCGGTCGCGCTGCGGCCCGCGCCCGTCGTCGGGTGCGGCCTCCTGGTCGCGATCCTCGGGCTCCGCGCGCGGCCGGCGCGATGCTGTTCCACCAACTGGACGCGGCGTCGCTGCTGCTGGCGCTCGCCGCGATCGCCCTCGCGGTCGGCGGGCTGCCGCTCCTCAAGCGGGCCGGGCCGGCGATCGCCTTCCTGA
- a CDS encoding PSP1 C-terminal domain-containing protein encodes MTPACLVQFGRSGFVGRFTGAVTVPRGERVIVRSPRGVEPGVVLCGPGGTVAPALSTEGEVLRVATAEDERHVAALSDRGAELLTLAGEAAAERGLPLAFVDAELTLDGHLILHGLAWGACDATALFADLSARFGLAVRLLDLSQTAVTRDPPATDGCGKPGCGTSGGGCSSCGTATDGENTGGCSTGSCARGKVKSAAEMTAYFTDLRRKMEAAAGTRTPLA; translated from the coding sequence GTGACGCCTGCGTGCCTCGTCCAGTTCGGTCGGTCCGGGTTCGTCGGCCGGTTCACGGGGGCCGTGACCGTGCCGCGCGGCGAACGGGTGATCGTCCGGAGCCCGCGCGGCGTTGAACCGGGCGTGGTGCTGTGCGGGCCGGGCGGAACGGTCGCACCGGCCCTCTCCACCGAGGGCGAGGTGCTCCGCGTTGCCACGGCCGAGGACGAGCGGCACGTCGCCGCGCTCTCGGACCGCGGGGCCGAACTCCTCACGCTCGCCGGCGAAGCCGCCGCCGAACGCGGGCTGCCGCTCGCGTTCGTGGACGCGGAACTCACCCTCGACGGGCACCTCATCCTGCACGGTCTGGCCTGGGGCGCCTGCGACGCCACGGCGCTGTTCGCGGACCTGTCGGCACGGTTCGGCCTCGCGGTGCGCCTGCTCGACCTTTCGCAAACGGCCGTCACCAGGGACCCGCCCGCGACCGACGGGTGCGGGAAACCCGGGTGCGGCACGTCCGGCGGCGGGTGTTCGTCGTGCGGCACTGCGACCGATGGAGAAAACACCGGCGGGTGTTCCACGGGCTCGTGCGCGCGCGGGAAAGTGAAATCGGCGGCCGAGATGACCGCGTACTTCACCGACCTGCGCCGCAAGATGGAAGCGGCCGCCGGCACCCGCACGCCGCTGGCGTGA
- a CDS encoding tetratricopeptide repeat protein, with translation MNNLADQIARFRNMAQEDPDNDLAHFRLGQFLLDDGQYEEAAKSFRRTLELTPEFSKVFQLLGECLIKLDQKAEAVEVLTKGWTTADDRGDRMPRDAMAKLLQQLGAPVPQKQIAITDEGSPGAGTGFRCERPGCMEGKRAVQLPAPPVPDAIGLRIHTDICAACWTLWWKDLSIKVINELRLDLSSEGGQFEYDRNMREFMGFEPEPPK, from the coding sequence ATGAACAACCTGGCCGATCAGATCGCCCGCTTCCGCAACATGGCCCAGGAGGACCCGGACAACGACCTCGCGCACTTCCGGCTCGGCCAGTTCCTGCTGGACGACGGGCAATACGAGGAGGCCGCGAAATCGTTCCGCCGCACCCTGGAGCTCACCCCCGAGTTCTCCAAGGTGTTCCAGTTACTCGGCGAGTGCCTCATCAAACTCGACCAGAAGGCCGAGGCGGTCGAGGTGCTCACGAAGGGCTGGACGACGGCCGACGACCGCGGCGACCGGATGCCGCGCGACGCGATGGCGAAACTGCTCCAGCAGCTCGGCGCCCCGGTGCCCCAGAAGCAGATCGCGATCACCGACGAGGGCAGCCCCGGCGCCGGCACCGGCTTCCGGTGCGAGCGCCCCGGGTGCATGGAGGGCAAGCGGGCGGTACAGCTCCCCGCCCCGCCGGTGCCGGACGCCATCGGGCTCCGCATCCACACAGACATCTGCGCGGCCTGCTGGACCCTGTGGTGGAAGGACCTGAGCATCAAGGTCATTAACGAGCTGCGGCTCGACCTGAGTTCCGAGGGCGGTCAGTTCGAGTACGACCGGAACATGCGCGAGTTCATGGGCTTCGAGCCGGAGCCGCCGAAGTAG
- the rplI gene encoding 50S ribosomal protein L9: MAKTAKKGDAASAKPAEKKLPQKKVRVRNQVKRGPHGGTLVVLVDDTPHVGKQGEVVEVKPGYARNYLIPYGKAVIPTVENLRTLEQYKIKVEKAREAKIADLKVLAEQLTRLPAVTIEANATEEGHLYGSIGPIEVSKTLKGKNLKVEPEMVKLENPIKEANTLTEVPLSLGYGIEAKIQVLVVALQGKK; encoded by the coding sequence ATGGCGAAGACCGCAAAGAAGGGTGACGCCGCGAGCGCCAAGCCCGCGGAAAAGAAGCTGCCCCAGAAGAAGGTGCGCGTCCGCAACCAGGTGAAGCGCGGGCCGCACGGCGGCACGCTCGTGGTCCTGGTGGACGACACGCCGCACGTCGGCAAGCAGGGCGAGGTGGTCGAGGTCAAGCCGGGCTACGCCCGCAACTACCTCATCCCCTACGGCAAGGCGGTCATCCCCACCGTCGAGAACCTCCGGACGCTCGAGCAGTACAAGATCAAGGTCGAGAAGGCCCGCGAGGCCAAGATCGCGGACCTCAAGGTGCTGGCCGAACAGCTCACGCGGCTGCCGGCCGTCACCATCGAGGCCAACGCCACCGAGGAAGGCCACCTGTACGGCTCGATCGGGCCCATCGAGGTCAGCAAGACCCTCAAGGGCAAGAACCTGAAGGTCGAGCCCGAGATGGTGAAGCTCGAGAACCCGATCAAGGAAGCGAACACGCTGACCGAAGTGCCGCTGTCGCTCGGCTACGGCATCGAGGCCAAGATCCAGGTGCTCGTCGTCGCGCTGCAGGGCAAGAAGTAA
- a CDS encoding single-stranded DNA-binding protein, with translation MATLNKVMLIGRLTKPPEPPRVLPNSGSTVVKFRFAVGRSRKNEAGGWDKDPNQLYIDCEVFSRPDSKRNLADLISKYAKQGDLMYVEGRLVFEEWDDKNGGGKRSKHKLVVDSVEFLGGRNAEGGGGEGEGGGGGRQYGGGQYGGGGSGGSRQTGGGRSAPPPDSDDDFGGNSGGGGDPIPF, from the coding sequence ATGGCGACTCTAAACAAGGTCATGTTGATCGGGCGGCTGACGAAGCCGCCCGAACCGCCGCGGGTGCTCCCCAACAGCGGCAGCACGGTGGTGAAGTTCCGTTTCGCCGTCGGCCGGAGTCGGAAGAACGAGGCCGGCGGGTGGGACAAAGACCCCAACCAACTGTACATCGACTGCGAAGTCTTCTCCCGGCCCGACAGCAAGCGGAACCTGGCCGACCTGATCTCGAAGTACGCCAAGCAGGGCGACCTGATGTACGTCGAGGGCCGGCTGGTCTTCGAAGAGTGGGACGACAAGAACGGCGGCGGGAAGCGGTCCAAGCACAAGCTCGTCGTCGATAGCGTTGAGTTCCTCGGCGGCCGGAACGCCGAGGGCGGTGGCGGCGAGGGTGAGGGCGGCGGCGGCGGGCGCCAGTACGGCGGAGGCCAGTACGGCGGCGGTGGCAGCGGCGGATCGCGACAGACCGGTGGCGGGCGCAGCGCCCCCCCGCCGGACAGCGACGACGATTTCGGCGGCAACTCTGGCGGGGGCGGTGACCCGATCCCGTTCTGA
- a CDS encoding 30S ribosomal protein S6, with amino-acid sequence MPIKMYETLFLLDPTKVSADADGVKQQLHTLIERSGGTIEISRPWDYNHKLTYPIAKSKKGSFHIVYYKFESTKQAELEREFALQEGLILRQLTSKLDPKWQDLILEVAREDHGNGFALRGMQDEAAVQTDPSAIGGEPIPPGLNDDIPPPRDGGGGGPRRGRREMAEKPD; translated from the coding sequence ATGCCGATCAAAATGTACGAAACGCTGTTCCTGCTCGACCCGACGAAGGTGTCGGCCGATGCCGACGGCGTCAAGCAACAGCTCCACACCCTCATCGAGCGGTCGGGCGGCACGATCGAGATCAGCCGCCCGTGGGACTACAACCACAAGCTCACGTACCCGATCGCGAAGTCCAAGAAGGGCAGCTTCCACATCGTGTACTACAAGTTCGAGAGCACCAAGCAGGCCGAACTGGAGCGCGAGTTCGCGCTCCAGGAGGGGCTGATCCTGCGGCAGCTCACGAGCAAGCTCGATCCGAAGTGGCAGGACCTGATCCTCGAAGTCGCCCGCGAGGACCACGGCAACGGGTTCGCGCTCCGCGGGATGCAGGACGAGGCCGCCGTTCAGACCGACCCGTCCGCCATCGGCGGCGAGCCGATCCCGCCGGGCCTCAACGACGACATCCCGCCCCCGCGGGACGGGGGCGGGGGCGGCCCGCGCCGCGGCCGGCGCGAGATGGCCGAGAAGCCGGATTAG